AAAACTGGCCAACATCCCAGTTCCAAAGCGCGCCAGTTACATCCGTGTGTTGATGCTGGAGCTCAACCGGATCGCCAACCACCTGCTTTGGCTTGGGCCCTTCCTTGCAGACGTTGGCGCCCAAACACCGTTCTTCTACATCTTCCGGGAGAGGGAGATGATCTACGACCTCTGGGAAGCGGCCACAGGACAGCGGCTGATCAACAACAACTACTTCCGGATTGGTGGCGTAGCAGCAGATTTGCCCTGGGGTTGGCTTGAAAAATGCCGTGATTTCTGCGACTGGTTCGCCCCCAAGATCGACGAATACGAAAAGCTGATTACCAATAACCCGATCTTCCGCCGCCGAATCGAGGGTTTGGGCACGATCGAAACCAAAGATGCCATCAACTGGAGCCTGAGTGGTCCGATGCTGCGTGCCTCAGGCGTGCCGTGGGACCTTCGCAAAGTGGATCACTACGAGTGCTACGACGACTTCGACTGGCAAGTGGCGTGGGAGAAGGAAGGCGACTGCTTCGCGCGTTATCGGGTGCGCATCGAAGAGATGCGTCAATCGCTCAAAATTCTTCGCCAAGCCTGCGACATGATTCCTGGCGGTCCAACGGAAAATCTCGAAGCCAAGCGTCTGAATGAGGGCAAAGGCAGCGAGGCTGCTGGTTTTGACTTCCAATACGTGGCGAAAAAGGTGGCTCCCACCTTCAAGATCCCCAATGGAGAGCTCTACACAAGGCTCGAATCAGGCAAAGGCGAAATTGGCGTGTTCTTGCAGGGCAACAACGACGTCACCCCTTGGCGCTTCAAGATCCGGGCTGCCGATAGCAACAACCTCCAGATCCTTCCCCACATTCTCAAGGGACACAAGGTGGCCGACATCATGGCCATTCTTGGCTCCATCGACGTGATCATGGGATCTGTAGATCGCTGATCAACGCAGCCGGCAACGCTGCTTTCGGCTGAGCCACAGCAGAAGCACTACCAGGAATGGAGTGAACAAATCGGTGTAAAGAACCGACCCGGCATTGGATGGTGCGACATCGTTGCTGACCAATAGCGACACCACGTGGCCGACACCGTCGGCAAAAAACCAGCTGCAGTAGCCGACCATGGCTGCAAGCAGATAGTCGTGGCGGCGGTAGAAGAAGCTGGAAAGCCCCAGGATGCCAATGGTGAGATTGGCGTAAGCCACCTCATTCTGGAAAGGGCTGTTGGGCCAACCGATCTGCTCAGCAATAAACGGACCAAACGCCAGATGGCAAACAAAGCCGTACACCCCAGCAACTCCAAGAACCCAAAAGGCAATCCACAGCAACGACGCCTCGGCCCAACGTCCAACGTCCCACTGACGCCGGGTTTGTATCCAACCCAGCAGTAGGGCGATCGCCAACGTCCACACCGGGACATCAGCCAAAAGAAATCGGATCAAACGTTCCATTCCCAGCCGGCTCCAGACTCATCACACTGTTAAGACCTCAAAGCAAACCGCTCAACACTGAATCGTTTCCTTCAACAAATTCAGCGCACAGGTTTTCTGCTGCCCTCGGCGCTCACAGGAACGTTGTGGCTGAAGGGATTGCACCCTCAGCTTCCGGGGTTCAGCTGCCCGCTACGGGCCCTCACCGGCATCCCCTGCCCCACCTGCTTTCTCACCCGCGCCATCAGCACGGCCCTCACCGGAGACGTCCACAATGCCCTGCACTGGCATTTATTCGGCCCAGTGATGGCAGCGGTCTTGGTCGGTTGGTCCGTCGTTTCCATTCACCAACGGCGGCTGGTGCCCCGAGGTGTCCTTCAGGGCGCCGCAACTAGGCCAACCATCGCCCTCGGCACTGGTGCGCTGCTGGCCTACTGGCTACTGCGTCTCAGCCTCAACGCTTGGCCCTCCAGCGCCTAAATCAGCGCAAGAGCCCACGCTGATAGGCCGTGTTTTGAAGGTAAAAACTGGCCATCGGAATCACCACAAGCCCAGCAAGACCACAGGTGATCGCAGCCAACACCGCCACGACGATGGCTGCAAGCACTTCAAGCCCCACAAAACTCATGCCGTTCTCGGAGCGATACACCACCTGGAATGCTTGGGAAAACGCCTCGCCGATGCTCATCTCGGTGACAAAAATCCGGTTCACATACACCGGAGTGACAAGGGCCACCGCGAGGCCAGGAAGAATGCAGAGCAGGAAGCCAATCGTCATCACGATGGAGAAAAACAATCCCGCCAACACATAACGCCAGAACCGTTCCCTCAACAACGCCAGCGCCGCACCAATGGAGACCACCTCACCACGTTCGTAGTACACCGCAGGGATCGCCACCATCAGCACACTCAGAAGGCTGGATAGAACGGAAAAGGGAATCTGAGTGAGTTGACCCAAGATTGCGCCAAGGGAAAACGCTGAATCACTGGAACCACCCAAGCTGCCCACGGCCATCACGATCAGCATCGAAACGGCGAGGCCCAAAACAGCCAAGGCGATGCTGCCCAGCCAAATCACCAGGAGCACTGGAATGTGTTTTTGGAAGGCATCCCAAGCCTTTTGGATCGATGGCTGTTCAAAGGCGATGGATGCAGCCATGGGTCTGGGCAGATTCGGTGTCAGGGTGGCAGTCCCTCAGAGCAGCGACAACGCATCGCAATGAACGCCTACCCATGGCTGGAGATCCCCAGAACGGTGCGCTTCAGCGACACCGATGCCGCTGGGGTGATGCACTTTCAACACCTTCTGGGCTGGTGCCATCA
The DNA window shown above is from Synechococcus sp. CC9902 and carries:
- a CDS encoding NAD(P)H-quinone oxidoreductase subunit H, translating into MTQLETRTEPMVVNFGPHHPSMHGVLRLVVTLDGEDVVDCEPVIGYLHRGMEKIAENRTNVMFVPYVSRMDYAAGMFYEAVVVNAPEKLANIPVPKRASYIRVLMLELNRIANHLLWLGPFLADVGAQTPFFYIFREREMIYDLWEAATGQRLINNNYFRIGGVAADLPWGWLEKCRDFCDWFAPKIDEYEKLITNNPIFRRRIEGLGTIETKDAINWSLSGPMLRASGVPWDLRKVDHYECYDDFDWQVAWEKEGDCFARYRVRIEEMRQSLKILRQACDMIPGGPTENLEAKRLNEGKGSEAAGFDFQYVAKKVAPTFKIPNGELYTRLESGKGEIGVFLQGNNDVTPWRFKIRAADSNNLQILPHILKGHKVADIMAILGSIDVIMGSVDR
- a CDS encoding DUF6790 family protein, with translation MERLIRFLLADVPVWTLAIALLLGWIQTRRQWDVGRWAEASLLWIAFWVLGVAGVYGFVCHLAFGPFIAEQIGWPNSPFQNEVAYANLTIGILGLSSFFYRRHDYLLAAMVGYCSWFFADGVGHVVSLLVSNDVAPSNAGSVLYTDLFTPFLVVLLLWLSRKQRCRLR
- a CDS encoding DUF2752 domain-containing protein, which produces MWLKGLHPQLPGFSCPLRALTGIPCPTCFLTRAISTALTGDVHNALHWHLFGPVMAAVLVGWSVVSIHQRRLVPRGVLQGAATRPTIALGTGALLAYWLLRLSLNAWPSSA